The proteins below come from a single Beutenbergia cavernae DSM 12333 genomic window:
- a CDS encoding pyruvoyl-dependent arginine decarboxylase, with protein MTTARPETGPTIRISTGTGSGRTTLSAFDAALRSAGVADFNLLRLSSIIPPGSTVLEVGAADQLSGAHGDRLYCVYAEAHAELPHHEAWAGIAWAIALDGSGGGLFVEHEGPSREQVDRDLTATLEDLVDRRGGGYEIAGRAITSAMCETEPVCAVVIASYAARGWSVE; from the coding sequence GTGACCACAGCAAGGCCCGAAACCGGCCCGACGATCCGGATCAGCACCGGCACAGGCTCTGGACGCACCACGCTGTCCGCGTTCGACGCGGCCCTGCGCAGCGCCGGAGTCGCGGACTTCAACCTGCTGCGGCTGAGCTCGATCATCCCGCCCGGCAGCACCGTGCTCGAGGTCGGCGCCGCCGACCAGCTCAGCGGTGCGCACGGCGACCGGCTCTACTGCGTCTACGCCGAGGCGCACGCCGAGCTCCCGCACCACGAGGCGTGGGCGGGCATCGCGTGGGCGATCGCGCTCGACGGGAGCGGAGGCGGCCTCTTCGTCGAGCACGAAGGACCGTCGCGAGAGCAGGTCGACCGGGACCTCACCGCGACGCTCGAGGATCTCGTCGACCGCCGCGGTGGGGGCTACGAGATCGCCGGCCGCGCGATCACGTCCGCCATGTGCGAGACCGAGCCGGTGTGCGCCGTCGTCATCGCGTCCTACGCAGCGCGGGGATGGTCCGTCGAGTGA
- a CDS encoding DUF2530 domain-containing protein — MSDDPAGALVPPPRRERTLERAHVDLRGVLAAGTALWLAALVVLAILDAAGVGVPRLGAAVCALGAASGVVGYAFAARSARRS, encoded by the coding sequence GTGAGCGACGATCCGGCCGGTGCCCTGGTTCCGCCGCCTCGGCGCGAGAGGACGCTGGAGCGGGCGCACGTCGACCTGCGCGGCGTGCTCGCCGCCGGGACGGCGCTGTGGCTCGCCGCGCTCGTGGTCCTGGCGATCCTCGACGCCGCCGGCGTGGGTGTGCCGCGCCTCGGAGCGGCCGTCTGCGCACTCGGTGCCGCCTCCGGCGTCGTCGGTTACGCGTTCGCCGCCCGCTCCGCACGCAGGAGCTGA
- the hpaD gene encoding 3,4-dihydroxyphenylacetate 2,3-dioxygenase — protein sequence MAEASAVVLPPPPDIVRCASVELVVTDLAAARRFWVDVLGLVVTSESDDVIHLRTFEEFIHHNLVLREGPVAAAAAISYRVREPADLDRAEAFFAALGCRVERRPDGFAEGFGDTVRVEDPLGFPLELFHDAEHVERLAWAYDRQGTAPLVRLDHVNQVVPHVPSGRTYLEALGFRVTEDIQDADGVTYAAWLRRKPTVHDVALTGGDGPRLHHVAFATRESHHVTALCDRLGALRRSDCIERGPGRHGVSNAFYLYLRDPDGHRVEIYTQDYWTGDPDNPVVTWDVHDNQRRDWWGNPVVPSWYTEASPVLDLSGSVRPLVTRHEAGEMDVTIGADGFSYTRPPGGSGDVDGAEGFKLGTQL from the coding sequence ATGGCTGAGGCGAGCGCCGTCGTCCTCCCGCCGCCGCCGGACATCGTGCGGTGCGCGTCGGTGGAGCTCGTCGTCACGGATCTCGCCGCGGCGCGCCGGTTCTGGGTGGACGTGCTGGGTCTGGTGGTGACGTCCGAGAGCGACGACGTCATCCACCTCCGCACGTTCGAGGAGTTCATCCACCACAACCTCGTGCTGCGGGAAGGTCCCGTGGCGGCCGCCGCGGCGATCTCCTACCGGGTTCGCGAGCCGGCGGACCTCGATCGCGCCGAGGCGTTCTTCGCCGCGCTCGGCTGCCGGGTGGAGCGTCGGCCGGACGGGTTCGCCGAGGGGTTCGGCGACACGGTGCGCGTCGAGGACCCGCTCGGGTTCCCCCTGGAGCTGTTCCACGACGCCGAGCACGTCGAGCGGCTGGCGTGGGCGTACGACCGCCAGGGGACGGCGCCGCTGGTGCGGCTGGACCACGTGAACCAGGTCGTGCCGCACGTGCCGTCCGGGCGGACCTACCTCGAGGCGCTCGGATTCCGCGTGACGGAGGACATCCAGGACGCCGACGGCGTCACGTACGCGGCGTGGCTGCGCCGCAAGCCGACCGTCCACGACGTCGCGCTCACAGGCGGCGACGGGCCGCGGCTGCACCACGTGGCCTTCGCGACGAGGGAGTCGCACCACGTGACGGCGCTGTGCGACCGGCTCGGGGCGCTGCGCCGCTCGGACTGCATCGAGCGCGGGCCGGGGAGGCACGGGGTGTCGAACGCGTTCTACCTGTACCTGCGCGACCCCGACGGGCACCGGGTCGAGATCTACACCCAGGACTACTGGACCGGGGATCCCGACAACCCCGTCGTCACGTGGGACGTGCACGACAACCAGCGACGCGACTGGTGGGGCAACCCCGTGGTGCCGTCCTGGTACACGGAGGCCTCGCCGGTGCTCGACCTGTCCGGTTCGGTGCGGCCCCTCGTCACCCGCCACGAGGCCGGGGAGATGGACGTGACGATCGGGGCGGACGGGTTCTCCTACACGCGGCCGCCCGGCGGGTCCGGCGACGTCGACGGCGCCGAGGGGTTCAAGCTGGGCACCCAGCTCTAG
- a CDS encoding NCS2 family permease, whose product MLRALVALSRQALPLLGLVTTTRAPEQTGVRGALDRYFLVSERGSTFGREIRGGLVTFFAMAYIIVLNPLILGTVPDDGFTGSFIGGDPELAIARVAATTALIAGLMSILMGVVAKFPLALAAGMGLNVVVTFSIATLPGMTWADAMGIVVLEGIIILVLVLTGFREAVFRAVPRELKTAIGVGIGLFIAFVGLVNAGIVRTPLSLGTPVDLGVGGSFAGWPMLVFVVGLVVSIVLYVRKVRGALLIAIGAATVLALVIQAFAGLGLRSVTTTADGLVAENDTGWMLNVPELSGSPVQTPDFGLLGQFSLFGSIEKIGLLTVVLLVFSLLLADFFDTMGTMVAVGGEAKLLDADGNPPKTRQILVVDSIAAVAGGAGSVSSNTSYVESAAGVGEGARTGLASVVTGVAFLLATFLAPLVELVPSEAATPALVLVGFLMMSQVAGISWTRLEVAIPAFLTIAVMPFTYSITAGIGAGFIAYVLVRVTQGKVREIHPLMWVAAAAFVLYFVRGPLTALL is encoded by the coding sequence ATGCTACGAGCACTCGTGGCGCTCTCGCGTCAGGCTCTGCCACTCTTGGGCCTCGTGACCACGACTCGAGCGCCGGAGCAGACCGGCGTACGCGGTGCCCTCGACCGGTACTTCCTCGTCTCGGAGAGGGGGTCGACGTTCGGCCGCGAGATCCGCGGCGGGCTGGTGACGTTCTTCGCGATGGCCTACATCATCGTGCTGAACCCGTTGATCCTCGGCACCGTGCCGGACGACGGCTTCACCGGCAGCTTCATCGGCGGTGACCCGGAGCTCGCCATCGCGCGCGTGGCGGCGACGACGGCGCTCATCGCCGGCCTCATGTCGATCCTCATGGGGGTCGTGGCGAAGTTCCCGCTGGCGCTCGCAGCGGGGATGGGGCTCAACGTCGTCGTGACGTTCTCGATCGCGACGCTGCCCGGGATGACGTGGGCCGACGCGATGGGGATCGTGGTGCTCGAGGGCATCATCATCCTGGTCCTCGTGCTGACCGGGTTCCGGGAGGCCGTGTTCCGGGCGGTGCCCCGGGAGCTCAAGACGGCGATCGGCGTCGGCATCGGTCTGTTCATCGCGTTCGTCGGGCTCGTGAACGCCGGGATCGTGCGGACGCCGCTCTCGCTCGGCACGCCCGTCGACCTCGGGGTCGGTGGCTCGTTCGCCGGCTGGCCGATGCTCGTGTTCGTGGTCGGCCTCGTGGTCTCGATCGTGCTGTACGTCCGCAAGGTGCGCGGTGCGCTGCTCATCGCGATCGGCGCGGCGACGGTGCTGGCGCTCGTCATCCAGGCGTTCGCCGGGCTCGGGCTGCGGTCCGTGACCACGACCGCCGACGGCCTCGTCGCCGAGAACGACACCGGCTGGATGCTCAACGTCCCGGAGCTGTCCGGGTCGCCGGTGCAGACGCCGGACTTCGGGCTGCTCGGCCAGTTCTCCCTGTTCGGGTCGATCGAGAAGATCGGGCTGCTCACCGTCGTGCTGCTGGTCTTCTCGCTCCTGCTGGCGGACTTCTTCGACACGATGGGGACGATGGTCGCCGTCGGCGGCGAGGCGAAGCTGCTGGACGCCGACGGCAACCCGCCGAAGACCCGCCAGATCCTCGTCGTGGACTCGATCGCCGCCGTGGCGGGCGGCGCGGGGAGCGTCTCGTCGAACACGAGCTATGTGGAGTCCGCGGCGGGTGTGGGTGAGGGCGCGCGCACCGGCCTCGCCTCGGTGGTGACGGGTGTGGCGTTCCTGCTGGCGACGTTCCTGGCGCCGCTCGTGGAGCTCGTGCCGTCGGAGGCGGCGACGCCGGCCCTCGTGCTGGTCGGGTTCCTCATGATGTCGCAGGTGGCCGGCATCTCCTGGACGCGCCTCGAGGTGGCGATCCCGGCGTTCCTCACGATCGCCGTCATGCCGTTCACGTACTCGATCACCGCCGGGATCGGGGCGGGCTTCATCGCGTACGTCCTGGTCCGGGTGACGCAGGGCAAGGTGCGCGAGATCCACCCGCTCATGTGGGTGGCCGCTGCGGCGTTCGTCCTGTACTTCGTGCGGGGGCCGCTCACCGCGCTGCTCTAG
- a CDS encoding MFS transporter → MSAPFRLTRLWPGVYLPALVVEVGVGAMIPMVPVSATSLGADLATAGLLAAMLPIGQIAADVPAGAVAARIGDRRAMILACGIAAVAMAGAALATTVWVLGVCVFVVGVAGAVFGLARQSYLTEVTPALLRARALSTLGGVFRIGLFIGPFVGALVVHGGSPSNAYWLGAGTSVLAAIVVAVSREVPGADGVRSRDRGDGRSTSAVVREHLPLLVTLGVAIAAVGAVRGARQVVLPLWSEHLGFPPATTALVFGISGAVDMLLFYPAGKLMDARGRLWIAIPSMIVMGVSMLLLPLTHTVAAVGVVAILLGLGNGMGSGVVMTLGADVAPAQGRAQFLGAWRLLQDSGSALGPLLLAGGAAIGTLAGGVVATGMLGGLAAAALARFVPRWSVHANRTTRARAGL, encoded by the coding sequence GTGAGCGCTCCGTTCCGGCTGACCCGGCTGTGGCCCGGTGTGTACCTGCCGGCGCTCGTCGTGGAGGTCGGCGTCGGTGCCATGATCCCGATGGTCCCGGTGTCGGCGACGTCGCTCGGGGCCGACCTGGCGACCGCCGGCCTCCTCGCCGCCATGCTCCCGATCGGACAGATCGCCGCCGACGTCCCGGCCGGCGCCGTCGCGGCCCGCATCGGGGACCGCCGGGCGATGATCCTCGCGTGCGGGATCGCCGCCGTCGCGATGGCGGGTGCGGCGCTCGCGACGACGGTCTGGGTGCTCGGGGTGTGCGTGTTCGTGGTCGGCGTCGCGGGAGCGGTGTTCGGGCTCGCGCGGCAGTCCTACCTGACGGAGGTGACGCCGGCGCTGCTGCGGGCGAGGGCCCTGTCGACCCTCGGCGGCGTGTTCCGGATCGGCCTGTTCATCGGGCCGTTCGTCGGGGCCCTCGTGGTGCACGGGGGCTCGCCGTCGAACGCTTACTGGCTCGGTGCGGGGACGTCCGTCCTGGCGGCGATCGTCGTGGCCGTCTCCCGGGAGGTGCCGGGCGCCGACGGCGTCCGCTCGCGCGACCGCGGGGACGGGCGGTCGACGTCGGCGGTGGTGCGTGAGCACCTCCCGCTGCTCGTGACGCTGGGCGTGGCGATCGCCGCCGTCGGCGCCGTGCGCGGTGCGCGGCAGGTGGTGCTGCCGCTGTGGTCGGAGCACCTCGGGTTCCCGCCGGCGACGACGGCGCTCGTGTTCGGGATCTCCGGCGCCGTCGACATGCTGCTGTTCTATCCCGCGGGCAAGCTCATGGACGCCCGCGGACGTCTCTGGATCGCGATCCCCTCGATGATCGTGATGGGCGTGAGCATGCTGCTCCTCCCGCTCACGCACACGGTGGCGGCGGTGGGCGTCGTCGCCATCCTGCTCGGCCTCGGCAACGGGATGGGCTCCGGCGTCGTGATGACGCTGGGCGCCGACGTCGCACCGGCGCAGGGGCGTGCCCAGTTCCTCGGGGCGTGGCGGCTGCTCCAGGACTCCGGATCCGCGCTCGGGCCGCTGCTGCTGGCCGGCGGAGCGGCGATCGGGACCCTGGCGGGCGGGGTGGTGGCGACCGGCATGCTCGGTGGGCTGGCCGCGGCAGCGCTCGCCCGGTTCGTCCCACGCTGGTCGGTGCACGCCAACCGCACGACCCGGGCGCGCGCGGGCCTCTGA
- the dapA gene encoding 4-hydroxy-tetrahydrodipicolinate synthase, which produces MRFRSDPHAIRGSIAPLVTPFTDDGAVDHTSLANLVAWQLSSGSHGISIGGSTGEPSAQSVDERAAAIETVVAAVDDRVPVVAGTGSTRLDETIELTGRAVDAGIDAALVITPYYARPTQEALVVWYRTVAAEFPDLPILAYNVPSRTAVDLAPETVARLYREVPSFVGVKETTKDFEHFSRVLHLCGPDVVVWSGIELLCLPLLAIGGVGFVSATSNIAPAAHTHLYEAWVAGDVEQARRIHDGLHPLVDLLFVETNPAPAKWLLAERGLIASPHVRPPLIPPTPAGVERIRALAEEGREWLTPADRFRVADLRMEER; this is translated from the coding sequence ATGAGGTTCCGCAGCGACCCGCACGCGATCCGCGGCTCGATCGCGCCCCTCGTCACGCCGTTCACCGACGACGGCGCGGTGGACCACACGAGCCTGGCGAACCTCGTCGCGTGGCAGCTCAGCAGCGGGAGCCACGGGATCTCGATCGGCGGCTCGACCGGCGAGCCGAGCGCGCAGAGCGTCGACGAGCGGGCCGCCGCGATCGAGACGGTGGTCGCCGCCGTCGACGATCGGGTGCCCGTCGTGGCGGGGACCGGCAGCACGCGGCTCGACGAGACGATCGAGCTCACGGGCCGCGCGGTCGACGCCGGCATCGACGCGGCGCTCGTCATCACGCCGTACTACGCGCGGCCCACGCAGGAGGCGCTCGTCGTCTGGTACCGGACGGTGGCGGCCGAGTTCCCCGACCTGCCGATCCTCGCGTACAACGTGCCGAGCCGGACCGCCGTCGACCTCGCTCCCGAGACCGTCGCGCGCCTGTACCGCGAGGTGCCGAGCTTCGTGGGGGTCAAGGAGACGACGAAGGACTTCGAGCACTTCTCGCGCGTGCTGCACCTGTGCGGACCCGACGTCGTCGTCTGGTCGGGCATCGAGCTGCTGTGCCTCCCGCTGCTCGCGATCGGCGGCGTCGGCTTCGTGTCCGCCACCTCGAACATCGCGCCGGCGGCGCACACCCACCTGTACGAGGCGTGGGTGGCGGGCGACGTCGAACAGGCGCGACGGATCCACGACGGCCTGCACCCGCTCGTCGACCTGCTGTTCGTCGAGACCAACCCGGCGCCGGCGAAGTGGCTGCTCGCCGAGCGCGGGCTCATCGCCTCGCCTCATGTCCGCCCACCGCTGATCCCGCCGACGCCGGCCGGCGTGGAGCGCATCCGCGCTCTCGCCGAGGAGGGGCGGGAGTGGCTGACCCCTGCCGACCGGTTCCGGGTCGCCGACCTGCGGATGGAGGAACGATGA
- a CDS encoding fumarylacetoacetate hydrolase family protein: protein MPPAPADDVVTSLGLSRRPGKVVCVHLNYRSRAAQRGRTPEFPSYFVKPATSLAASGGVVERPPGTELLGFEGEIALVLGRDARRVSPEDAWACVAAVTAANDLGLYDLRHADAGSNLRSKGGDGFTPLGPALLRADGLDPGALRVRTWVNGVQVQEGTTAELLFGFDRLVADLSQLLTLEAGDVILTGTPAGASVAAPGDVVEVEVDAPTAPGAPSTGRLVTRVVPGSVPMAPFGAQPQVDDGVRAAAYGTSPPGAVAAATAAPQATLAVGDPLPELASDVREALAAVGTATLSAQLRRRGYDDVSVDGVAPLAAGMRLVGRARTLRFVPFRPDLAAERGAGFTPQKRAVEALGAGDVLVVEARGERGTGTVGDILALRAQVRGAAGVVTDGGVRDAHAVAALGLPVFAAGRHPALLGRRHVPWDTDVTIACGGAAVQPGDVVVGDGDGVVVIPAALAEEVARDAVEQERQETFIARQVADGASIDGLYPMDAAWRARYEKEGNP from the coding sequence ATCCCTCCCGCGCCGGCCGACGACGTCGTCACGTCCCTCGGGCTGTCCCGCCGCCCGGGGAAGGTGGTCTGCGTCCACCTGAACTACCGCTCGCGCGCCGCGCAGCGGGGTAGGACCCCCGAGTTCCCGTCGTACTTCGTCAAGCCGGCGACGTCGTTGGCCGCGTCCGGGGGCGTGGTCGAACGACCGCCGGGGACGGAGCTGCTGGGCTTCGAGGGGGAGATCGCCCTCGTCCTCGGGCGTGACGCGCGCCGCGTCTCGCCCGAGGACGCGTGGGCGTGCGTGGCCGCCGTCACGGCCGCGAACGACCTGGGCCTGTACGACCTGCGCCACGCCGACGCCGGCTCGAACCTGCGCTCCAAGGGCGGCGACGGGTTCACGCCGCTCGGTCCCGCGCTGCTGCGCGCCGACGGCCTCGACCCCGGCGCGCTGCGCGTGCGCACGTGGGTGAACGGCGTGCAGGTCCAGGAGGGCACGACGGCGGAGCTGCTGTTCGGCTTCGACCGCCTCGTCGCCGACCTCTCGCAGCTCCTCACGCTCGAGGCGGGCGACGTGATCCTCACCGGGACGCCCGCCGGCGCCTCCGTCGCCGCGCCGGGTGACGTTGTCGAGGTGGAGGTGGACGCGCCGACGGCTCCCGGCGCGCCGAGCACCGGAAGACTCGTCACGCGGGTGGTCCCGGGGTCCGTGCCCATGGCCCCGTTCGGCGCGCAGCCGCAGGTGGACGACGGCGTCCGGGCGGCCGCGTACGGGACGTCGCCTCCCGGCGCGGTCGCCGCCGCGACCGCGGCGCCTCAGGCGACCCTCGCCGTCGGCGACCCGCTCCCGGAGCTGGCGAGCGACGTCCGCGAGGCCCTCGCCGCCGTCGGGACGGCCACGCTCAGTGCGCAGCTGCGCCGACGCGGGTACGACGACGTGAGCGTCGACGGCGTCGCGCCGCTCGCCGCCGGGATGCGCCTCGTGGGCCGCGCCCGGACGCTGCGGTTCGTGCCGTTCCGACCCGATCTCGCCGCGGAGCGGGGCGCCGGGTTCACCCCGCAGAAGCGGGCCGTGGAGGCGCTGGGGGCCGGCGACGTGCTCGTCGTCGAGGCACGCGGGGAACGCGGCACCGGCACGGTCGGCGACATCCTCGCGCTGCGCGCCCAGGTCCGCGGAGCCGCCGGCGTCGTCACGGACGGCGGCGTACGCGATGCGCACGCGGTCGCCGCCCTCGGCCTGCCGGTCTTCGCCGCCGGGCGGCATCCCGCGCTGCTCGGTCGCCGGCACGTGCCGTGGGACACCGACGTGACCATCGCCTGCGGTGGCGCCGCGGTGCAGCCGGGCGACGTCGTGGTCGGCGACGGCGACGGCGTCGTCGTCATCCCGGCAGCCCTCGCCGAGGAGGTGGCGCGCGACGCCGTCGAGCAGGAGCGGCAGGAGACGTTCATCGCGCGGCAGGTGGCCGACGGCGCGTCGATCGACGGGCTGTACCCGATGGACGCCGCGTGGCGCGCCCGGTACGAGAAGGAGGGGAACCCATGA
- the manA gene encoding mannose-6-phosphate isomerase, class I: protein MYRLAPHLRDYAWGSRTAIPELLGTAATSAPVAEAWFGAHPSAPSTLPDLGRSLDEHIAADPAAALGDDVVARFGPRLPYLLKLIAPAAPISLQVHPTLAQAAAGYAREDGGGLPLDAPTRSYRDRNHKPEIVFALTTFEALSGFRAPRRAAEILASLDTPLAGGLRDALRSAPSAAGMEQAFRLLLDPAAGATPDEVTRLAQACAARLAAGTSPSTRADAVVTLLQEAHPGDPGVVAALLLNPVTLQPGEALFTPAGSIHTYLSGLAVEVMANSDNVIRAGLTPKHVDVDGLLEIVDYVAAPPIRLAPERAHENTDVYYAPVDDFELTLTHATPQPTAVAGRGPRILLVVAGTAHLEAAGTAHDLRRGDAVFLPASDDGARLSGDATLAQAGVP from the coding sequence GTGTATCGGCTCGCACCGCACCTGCGGGACTACGCCTGGGGTTCGCGCACGGCGATCCCCGAGCTGCTCGGCACGGCGGCGACGAGCGCCCCGGTCGCGGAGGCGTGGTTCGGCGCGCACCCGAGCGCGCCGTCGACCCTGCCCGACCTGGGCCGCTCCCTCGACGAGCACATCGCCGCCGATCCGGCCGCCGCGCTCGGCGACGACGTCGTCGCGCGGTTCGGCCCGCGCCTGCCGTACCTGCTCAAGCTCATCGCTCCCGCGGCGCCGATCTCCCTGCAGGTCCACCCGACGCTGGCGCAGGCCGCGGCGGGCTATGCGCGCGAGGACGGCGGCGGTCTCCCCCTGGACGCCCCGACCCGCTCCTACCGGGACCGCAACCACAAGCCCGAGATCGTGTTCGCGCTGACGACGTTCGAGGCGCTGTCCGGGTTCCGGGCGCCCCGTCGTGCGGCGGAGATCCTCGCCTCGCTCGACACCCCGCTCGCCGGCGGGCTGCGCGACGCGCTGCGCTCGGCGCCGTCCGCCGCCGGCATGGAGCAGGCGTTCCGGCTCCTGCTCGACCCGGCCGCCGGGGCGACGCCGGACGAGGTGACGCGGCTCGCGCAGGCGTGCGCCGCGAGGCTGGCGGCCGGGACCAGCCCGTCGACGCGCGCCGACGCGGTCGTCACTCTTCTCCAGGAGGCGCACCCCGGCGACCCGGGCGTCGTCGCCGCCCTGCTGCTCAACCCGGTGACGCTGCAGCCCGGCGAAGCGCTGTTCACGCCCGCCGGGAGCATCCACACCTACCTGTCCGGCCTCGCCGTCGAGGTCATGGCGAACTCCGACAACGTCATCAGGGCCGGTCTCACGCCCAAGCACGTGGACGTCGACGGGCTGCTCGAGATCGTCGACTACGTCGCGGCGCCGCCCATCCGGCTCGCGCCGGAGCGGGCCCACGAGAACACCGACGTGTACTACGCGCCCGTCGACGACTTCGAGCTGACCCTCACCCATGCCACGCCCCAGCCGACGGCGGTGGCCGGCCGTGGGCCGCGGATCCTCCTCGTCGTGGCGGGGACGGCGCACCTGGAGGCGGCCGGCACCGCGCACGACCTGCGCCGCGGCGACGCCGTGTTCCTGCCGGCGAGCGACGACGGCGCTCGCCTGAGCGGCGACGCGACGCTCGCCCAGGCGGGGGTCCCGTGA
- the hpaE gene encoding 5-carboxymethyl-2-hydroxymuconate semialdehyde dehydrogenase encodes MTTVPDGVPQVLLHHIGGEDVPSADGATFDVLEPVGSAVYVRAAAGGAADVDRAVAAARRAFTDGDWPHLRARERARVLTRVADLVEAQGPRLAALETFDTGLPIRQARGQAARAAENFRFFADLIVAQRDDALEVPGSQLTYVHRRPVGVAGLITPWNTPFMLSSWKLAPALAAGCAVVLKPAEFTPLSASLWPQILAEAGVPAGVFNLVHGLGEEAGDALVRHPDVPLLSFTGESATGALIAANAAPHLKGLSMELGGKSPAVVFADADLDAAIDSTLFGVFSLNGERCTAGSRILVERRVYDEFCERFAARAAAIVVGDPADDGTEVGALVHPEHTAKVLSYIEIGRSEGRLLAGGGRAPGLTGENYVAPTVFADVPPTARVFTEEIFGPVVVITPFDDDAEALAFANAVRYGLAAYVWTNDLVRAHTFAQRVEAGMVWLNSHNVRDLRTPFGGIKASGVGHEGGYTSLDFYTHRQAVHVSLGDVHTPRFGAGAHAKDGS; translated from the coding sequence ATGACGACGGTTCCCGACGGAGTGCCTCAGGTGCTGCTGCACCACATCGGCGGCGAGGACGTCCCCAGCGCCGACGGCGCCACGTTCGACGTGCTGGAGCCCGTGGGGAGCGCCGTGTACGTGCGGGCGGCCGCCGGGGGTGCGGCCGACGTCGACCGCGCCGTCGCCGCCGCACGCCGCGCGTTCACGGACGGCGACTGGCCGCACCTGCGCGCCCGCGAGCGAGCGCGGGTGCTCACCCGGGTCGCGGACCTCGTGGAGGCCCAGGGCCCACGGCTCGCCGCGCTCGAGACGTTCGACACCGGGCTGCCGATCCGCCAGGCGCGGGGTCAGGCCGCCCGCGCCGCGGAGAACTTCAGGTTCTTCGCCGACCTGATCGTCGCGCAGCGGGACGACGCGCTGGAGGTGCCGGGCTCCCAGCTCACCTACGTGCACCGGCGGCCGGTCGGCGTCGCCGGCCTCATCACGCCGTGGAACACGCCGTTCATGCTCTCCAGCTGGAAGCTCGCGCCCGCCCTCGCGGCGGGGTGTGCCGTGGTGCTGAAGCCCGCGGAGTTCACGCCGCTGTCCGCGTCGCTGTGGCCGCAGATCCTGGCGGAGGCGGGCGTGCCGGCCGGCGTGTTCAATCTCGTGCACGGACTGGGCGAGGAGGCTGGGGATGCGCTCGTGCGGCACCCGGACGTCCCGCTCCTGTCGTTCACCGGCGAGTCGGCGACCGGTGCGCTCATCGCGGCGAACGCCGCACCGCACCTCAAGGGGCTGTCGATGGAGCTCGGCGGGAAGTCGCCGGCCGTGGTGTTCGCGGACGCCGACCTCGACGCCGCGATCGACTCGACGCTGTTCGGCGTCTTCTCCCTCAACGGCGAACGCTGCACGGCCGGCTCACGGATCCTCGTCGAGCGCCGGGTCTACGACGAGTTCTGCGAGCGGTTCGCGGCGCGCGCGGCGGCGATCGTCGTCGGCGACCCGGCCGACGACGGCACGGAGGTCGGCGCCCTCGTGCACCCGGAGCACACGGCGAAGGTGCTCTCCTACATCGAGATCGGCCGCTCCGAGGGGCGGCTGCTCGCCGGCGGCGGGCGTGCCCCCGGGCTGACCGGCGAGAACTACGTCGCGCCCACCGTGTTCGCGGACGTGCCGCCGACGGCACGGGTCTTCACGGAGGAGATCTTCGGGCCGGTCGTGGTCATCACGCCGTTCGACGACGACGCCGAGGCGCTCGCCTTCGCGAACGCGGTGCGGTACGGCCTGGCCGCCTACGTGTGGACGAACGACCTCGTCCGGGCGCACACGTTCGCCCAACGCGTCGAGGCGGGCATGGTCTGGCTGAACTCGCACAACGTGCGCGACCTGCGGACCCCGTTCGGCGGGATCAAGGCCTCGGGGGTCGGGCACGAGGGCGGCTACACGTCGCTCGACTTCTACACCCACCGCCAGGCCGTGCACGTCTCGCTCGGCGACGTCCACACGCCCCGCTTCGGGGCCGGAGCACACGCGAAGGACGGCTCATGA